The genomic segment GGGCTCGGTGCCTCGACGTGCGCCAGCGGCAGCCATCCGTGTACCGGCACGATCGGCATCTTGACGCCGAAACCGAGCAGCAGGCCGAGGAAGACCAGCACCTGCGTGCGCACCGGCAAGTGCGTACCACCGGCTGCCATGTCGGCCATCGCGAAGCTGTGTCCGGGGGCGACGTCGTAGAGCAGCAGCAGGGCGATCAGCATGAACACCGATCCGCCCAGTGTGTAGAGGACGAAATTGAGCGCCGCGCGATGGCGGTTGGCGCCACCGAGGCGGTCGATGAGGAAGAAGAGGGGGATCAGCGTCAGTTCCCAGCAGACGTAGAACAGCGACCAGTCGCGGGCCGTGAAAACGATCAGCAGGGCCGTCTCGAGAACCAGCAGCAGCGAAAAGTAGAGCTTGGCGCCGTTGCGCACGCTGCTCGAGGTGAAGATCGCGACGAAACACAGCAGCGTGGCCAGCAGGATCATCGGCAGCGAGATGCCGTCGACGCCAAGCGCCAGATGCGAGCCGACGCGCGGATTCCACGGCCGGGTCTCGAAGAACTGGACGTCGGCGGTCGTCGCGTCGAAGCTGGCCAGCAGCAGGATGGCGCAGAGCATCGTCGCGGCCGCGGCGGCGCTCGCCAGATGCCGCATCAGGTCGACGCTGCGATGGGGCAGCAGGGCAACCACGGCGGCCCCGAGCAGCGGCAGCAGCAGCAGGGTCTTCAGCATGGTCGGATCGCGGTGGCGTGCCGCGCCGCCGCCCCGCCGGATATTCTTCTCCGCATGGGGGGCGATTATGCCAGCATTGGCGGTCGCCGCCGCCGGTGCCGTGGTCTCGGCGTGTGGGCCCTTGATTTTCTCCCTCCCTTCGACGACGATTGTGTCCGTATGGGCCGTCGTCAAGGTCTGGCGAGGGCTCCGGGAATCCGGGATGAGTCGAACGATCTGTCGTCAGTTGTCGATCCGCGGCCGTGTCCAGGGCGTCGGCTACCGTTGGTCGCTCTGTGCCGAAGCCGGCCGCCTCGGCCTTGCGGGCTGGGTGCGCAATCGCCGCGACGGCAGCGTCGAAGCGCTCGTCAGCGGCCCCGTCGAGGCGGTCGAAGCCTTGCTGCTGTGGGCGCACCGCGGGCCATCGATGGCGCGCGTCGACAGCGTCGTCTGCAGCGAGGGAAACGCCGCCGAGATCGGCGGGCGGACGGGTTTCGACCAGATTGCCAGCCGCTGATCCCGCGCGACGAGCGGACGCGCCAACTTGCCGATGCCGGACCCGATCAATGCTCACCGCCCGCAAGGGCGCCCTTTCGAACGATCATGGCTGCCGCGATGAACACACCGCAAACCGGAATCCTGCTCCCCCTGCCGCCTCTCGCGTGCTACCTGACTTTCCTGGGCGAAGACGTGGCGCATGCCGCCGGCTGCCTGCGGGCGCTGGCCGCGCTCGCCGACGGCGAACGGACGGTCGTCGGCCTCGGTCGCTCGTTGCTCTCGGCGCTGGCGATCGACATCGACGGGCTGCGGCCGTTCCCGAGTGTCGCCGGGCCGGGGATCGAACTGCCGGCGACACCGGCAGCCGTCTGGATCTGGCTGCGCGGCGACGACCGCGGCGAACTCCTGCAGCGGGCGCGCCACATCGCGCAGCTGCTGGCACCGGCGTTCTGCCTCGCGGAGACGATCGATGCCTTCGTGCACGACGGGGGGCGCGACCTGACCGGCTACGAGGATGGCACCGAGAACCCGGTCGGCGAGGCGGCGACGGCCGCCGCGATCGTCGGCGCCGGGCGGCCGCTGCTGGCGGGGTCGAGCTTCGTTGCCGTGCAGCGCTGGCTGCACGATCTCGGCCGCTTCGAGCAGATGCCGTCCGACGAGCGCGACCGCTGCATCGGCCGCCGCCGGTGCGACAACGAGGAGATCGACGATGCACCGGCATCGGCGCACGTCCAGCGCACGGCGCAGGAGCGCTTCACGCCGCCGGCCTTCGTCCTGCGCCGTTCGATGCCGTGGGCCGAAGGCCCTCGCGGCGGACTGGTGTTCGTTGCCTTCGCCACCTCGTTCGATCCCTTCGAGGCGCAGTTGCGGCGAATGGTCGGCAGCGAGGACGGCATCGTCGATGCCCTCTTCCGCTTCACCCGGCCACTGTCCGGAGCCTATTTCTGGTGCCCGGCGATGCGCGCCGGCCGCCTCGACCTGTCGCCGCTGGAGATCTAGCGGCGGTCGCCGCGCGGCGTCGGCCAGCCGGCCCGCGCCGGGGCGGGGCGGGTTACAGGCGGTTACAGGAGCTCACGAATGATCCCCGATCGCCGGTCATCCTGGTTGGCAACGCCGCGTTATTCGCTACATGAAAACGACCATCACCGGCATCTCCCTCGCGCTGAGCCTGACGCTCGGCTTCTCTTCCACCGCCTTCGCCGATCATCGCCACCATCGGGGTGACTATCGGGGACATTACGCGGGCGATTACCGGGGCGGCCATCACGGCCCGCGCGCGTACCCGGCCTACCGCCCTGAACGGCCGCACAGGCCGTCCTGGATCGCTCCGGCAGCGGTGCTGGCGATAGCCGGCGTCGCCGCTGGCGTGGCGGCTTCGACCTACCAGGCGCCGCCACCGGTCTACGTCGCGCCGCCGCCAGTCTACGTGCCACCGCCCCGCACGGTCTACGTCGTGCCGGCACCCGTGCCCTACCCACCGCCGCCGGTTCGCTACTGGGGCTACTGAGCCGCTTGCCTGCCGCTGGCAGGTGCTTGCCGTCGCCGGCAGTCGCCGGCGATCGCTGCCCTGCCGAGGGCGGGATGGTGGGCCGACGTCTTGGTCCACGACTGCTCTGCGGCCTGCTGCTCGCGGGTGTTCTGGCGGGCCCCGCCGCTGCGACCCGGGTGGGTTACCCGTTCACCGTTGCCGTCGAGGCCGCGCCTGGCGGCCACCGTCTGGTCGGGCTCAACCGCGGGCCGGCGCCGGTATCGGTGCGGTTGCTGCTGGCGGATGTCGACAACGTCCGCGCCGATGCGCTGCTGCCGGTGTATGCGGTGCTCGCGCCCCAAAGCCAGGCGGTCCTGCTGCAGGTGCGTCCGGCCGTCGCCGGGCGCCCGTATCGTTTCAGCAGCGAGGCGGTCCATGTCATCGGCAGTTACCGCGCGCAACCCGACGCGAACTTCGCCTACCGACTCCCCTTCGCTCCGGGTCACCGCGCCGTCGTCAGCCAGAGTCCCGATGGCCCGCGGCTGACTCACGACACGGCCGACAGCGAGTACGCGATCGATTTCGCCATGCCGGCAGGAACGCCGGTCGTCGCCGCGCGCGACGGTCTCGTCATCGAGGCCGAGTTCGCCAACCGCGCCGGCGGCCGGGATCGCCGCTTGCTCGCCAGGGCCAACGTCGTTCGCATCCTGCATGCCGACGGCAGCATCGCCAGTTACGCCCACCTGGCCCACGTCGCCAGCGCCCCGGTGGCGATCGGCGACAAGCTGCAGGCCGGCACCGTCATCGGCGGGGTCGGCGCGACCGGCTACAGTGGCGGTCCGCATCTTCACTTCGTGGTGCAGAAAGTCGTCGGCAGCAGCACCGGTTTCGCCAGCGTCTCGCTGCCCGTTCGCTTCCTGCTCGGCAGTCCGCCACGCGTCGCCAGTGTGGCGTATGGGCAGCGTTTGCGCGCCGACGAAGCACCGACGAGCACTGCCGACCGAGCAGCGAAGCCGGATCCTTGACCGGCGACCGCCAGGCCGGAGGCCGTCATCGGCAGCGACGCGGCGTGGACGGTTGGCGTCGCCGGCTGGTTGACGGCGGGCCCGCGCGGGTCGCATACTCGACGCGGGGTTGAGGGTGACGCTTTCTTGACGGTTGATGGGAGGGGCAGCCATGCTCGGCATTCTGGGGATTCTGGTCTCACTTCTGCTGCTGATCGTTCTCGCCTATCGCGGCTGGAACGTCATCCTGATTGCACCGATCTGTGCCCTCGTCGCCCTGCTGCTGGGCGACTTCGATGCGCCGATCCTCGCCACCTACACGCAGGTGTTCATGCCCGCGCTGGGCAACTACCTGATCAAGTTCTTCCCGCTCTTCCTGCTCGGTGCCGTGTTCGGCAAGCTGATGGACGATTCCGGCTGTGCGCGCACGATCGCCCACGGCATCGTCGAATGGACGGGCAAGGAGCGCGCGATCATCGCCATCATCCTGGCTTGCGGCGTCCTCACCTATGGCGGCGTGTCGCTGTTCGTCGTCGCCTTTGCCGTCTTTCCCGTCGCCATCCAGATGTTCCGCGAGGGCAATCTACCGAAGCGGCTGATTCCCGCCACCATCGCGCTCGGCTCCTTCACCTTCACGATGTCGGCACTGCCCGGCTCGCCGGCGATCCAGAACGCCATCCCGATGCCCTACTTCCATACCGACGCCTTCGCCGCTCCGGGCCTCGGCCTGATTGCCGGCGTCCTCATGTTCGCCTGCGGCAGCCTGTGGTTGATGCTGCGCGCGCGCCGTGCCCGCGCGGCCGGCGAGGGCTTCGGTGACGCGGCGCCGGCCGTTGGGCCGGCCTCGGCGGCGGCGATGCCGCTGGGCGAAATGCCGTCGTTTGCCGTCGCCATCACGCCGGTGATCCTCGTGCTGGCGATCAACTTCGTCTTCAGCAAGTACGTCATTGGCGACCTCGACACCGCGTACCTGGCGACGCCGAAGTACGGCAAGACGACGGTCTCTGCGGTCGGTGGTACCTGGGCGATCATCGTCGCCATGCTGACTGCCTGCGTCGTGCTGATCGCCCTCACCTGGCGGCGATTCCAGAGCGTCCGCCAGTCGCTGAACGAGGGGGCGCTCGGTTCGATGCTGCCGATCCTCAATGTCGGTTCGGAGGTCGCCTACGGCGGCGTCATCGCCAGTCTCGCCGCCTTTGCGATCATCAAGGACTGGTTGATGGGGCTGACCGACAATCCGGTCATCGGGCTGGCGATCATCGTCAACGTGCTCGCCGGCATCACCGGTTCGGCGTCGGGCGGCATGAGCATCGCCCTGCAGGCGGTCGGGCAGCAGTACCTCGAGCTGGCGCAGGCGGCCGGACTCAGTCCGCAGATCCTGCACCGCGTCGCGGCGTTGGCCTCGGGTGGTCTCGATGCGCTGCCGCACAACGGCGCCGTGATCACGCTGCTGGCCATTTGCGGGCTGAACCACAAGCAGTCGTACTTCGACATCTTCATGGTGGCGGTCGCCTTTCCGCTCCTGTCGATGCTGCTGGTGATCGTGCTCAACGGCCTCTTCGGCACCTTTTGAGGGAGGGAACCGTGCGCATCCTGACGCTCCTCCTGGCCGCGCTCGCCGTCTGTGCGCCCGCTTTCGCGCAGGGACAGGCGCGGACGAAGGAACTGCGCCTGCTGGCCGCCGAACTGCCGCCCTACACGTTCCAGGTCCCACCGGCCAGCGTCAGCGAGACGCCCGGGGTCGATCATGGCGTGGTGCTCGAGGTCGTCGGCGAGATGGCGCGGCGCATCGGCCACAGTGGCCTGGTCGAGTTCATGCCCTGGGGCGAAGCCCAGCGCCTGGCGCAGACGCAGCCCAACATCGGCATCCTGGCGCTGACGCGAACGCCCGAACGCGAGGCGCACTACCGCTGGCTGGCGCGCATCGTCACCGACGACCTGATCCTGGTCGGTGGCCAGGGGATCGACGTGGCCAGTCTCGACCGGGTGCGTGACCGGCCGGTCGGCGTCCTCGCCCGTTCGGGCGCCGAGGCGCTGCTCAGGGAACGCGGCTTCAGCCGCATCAAGGCGCAGCCGGAGGAATGGATGAACGCACGCCTGATGCAGCAGCGACGGATCGATGCCTGGCTGGCACCACGGCTGATGGTCATCCATGCGATGCGCGAGGTCGGCGGCAACCTGGCGGCCCTCAACTTCGGAGAAATCGTTCGCCCGAGCGAGATCTACCTCGCGGCATCGAAGGACCTGCCCGACGCCGAGGCGGAGAAATGGGCGAAGGCGCTGGCGGCGATGCAAGCCGATGGCAGCTACCAGCGGATCGTCGACGAGTACGGTCGCCTGCAGATCAGGCCGATACCGGACGAAATCAGGCGCCGCTTCGCGCAGCCCGTGTGGGAAGGCCGCTAGGTTCCGGCGGCGGGGCGCGGGCGGCTGGCGACGATGGACCGGCGGACACCCCCCGGCGTTGCCGCTTTCGCGCTGATGCTGCTGCTCTGCGCGACCTGGGGCTTCCAGCAGGTCACGATCAAGATCGCCAGCGAGGGAATCAGCCCGGTTCTGCAGGCCGGGCTGCGCTCGGCGATCGCCCTCTTGCTGCTGCTCGGCTGGGCCCGCTGGCGACGCCTGCCGCTGGCTGAAGCCGACGGCACGCTGCGTTGCGGCCTCCTTGCCGGACTGCTGTTCGCGCTCGAGTTCGTCTTCATCTATGTCGGCCTGTCCTACACGACGGCCTCGCGCATGATCGTCGTGCTGTACACGGCGCCCTGTCTCACGGTTCTCGGCCTGCATCTCTTCGTCGCCGGCGAACGGATGCGCTGGCGACATTTCCTCGGCGTCGGGCTGGCCTTTTTTGGCATCTTCCTCGCCTTCGCCGGCAGGAGCGGCAGCCAACCCGACGCCTGTATCGGCGACCTCCTGGGGTTGCTGGCGGCGATCGGCTGGGCGGCGACGACCGTCCTGATCCGGGCGACGTCGCTGGCGACGATCAGCGCGAGCAAGGTCCTCTTCTACCAGCTTGCGGTATCGACGCTGCTCATGCTGCCGCTCTCGCCACTCCTCGGCGAGAGCGGAATCGGCAAGCTGAGCGGCCCGGTGCTGCTGGCGCTGGCCTATCAGGGCGTGATCGTCGCCTTTGCCAGCTACCTGACGTGGTTCTGGTTGCTCACCCGCTACCTGACCGCACGCCTCTCGGTCTTCTCCTTCCTGACGCCGCTGTTCGGCGTCGCCTTCGGCGTCCTCCTGCTTGGCGACCGCCTGACGCCGGGCTTCGTTGTCGCCGTGATCTGCGTCAGCACGGGCATCGTTCTGGTGAACCTGCCGGTCCGCCGGCAGGGTGACGCTGCCGGTTGACGACCACGCTCCGGCCGCTGCCCGAATGGTTGCCGCTCCGGGGAGGTGGGCGTGGCCGTCTCGTCCGTTCTGGCCGGCCTGGTCGATGCGCCCCGCCAGAAGACGGGCGCGGCCTGCGCCGCTGTGCCGGCATCGTGACGCCCCCGGCTACGGCCGCTGCACGGCGAAGGGGCCGAGCATCGACTGCAGACCCTGCTCGAAAAGCTCCAGCATGGGCTGCGCGAGATGCGCCAGGCCGAACATCAGGGCGGCAAAACCGAGGGCAATCGTCAGCGGAAAGCCGATCGCCATCAGGTTGAGCTGTGGTGCGGCGCGGCCGAGGATGGCCAGCGCCAGGTTGGTGATCAGCAGCGCGACGACGATCGGCAGCGCCAGTAGGAGTCCGTACGAGAAGATGACGCCGCCGGCGCCTGCCAATTGCCACCAGGTGTCGGGCCAGAGACGGGTGGCGCCGACCGGCATGAGACTGAAACTGTGGGTCAGGGTGGCGATGACCATCAGATGGCCGTTGATCACCATGAACACCAGCAGCGCGAGCAGGCCAAGGAATTCGGAGACGACAACGGTCTGTCCGGCAGTCTGCGGGTCATAGGAACTGGCAAAGCCGATTCCCATCTGCAGGCTGATCAGGCTGCCGGCCATGTCGATGGCGCTGAACACGAGGCGCATGGCAAAGCCCATCGCAAAGCCGATCAGTATCTGTTGTGCGAGCAGCAGCAGGCCGACTCCCGAACCCGGGTCGACGACCGGCATCGGCGGCAGCACCGGGGCGACGCCGAGCGTCACGGCGAGACCGGTGAGCAGTCGCACGCGCACCGGCAGTGCCGGGTTGTTGAATGGCGGTGCCGTGGCCAGCAGCGCCAGGACGCGGGCCAGCGGAAAGAAGAAGGCGACGACCCAGGCGTTGATCTCGGCGCTGCTGAGGCTGATCATCGGGGCTTCAGCCGATCAGTTGGGGAATGCTCTCGAACAGTCGTCGCACGTAGTCGACCATCAGCTGCAGCATCCAGGGTCCGGCAGCGAGCAGGACCAGGAAGACGCCGACCAGCTTCGGGATGAAGGAGAGGGTCTGCTCGTTGATCTGCGTCGCCGCCTGAAAGACGCTGACGACGAGGCCGATCAGCAGGGCTGCGAGAAGCAGCGGCGCGGCGAGCAGCAAGGTCATCTCGACCGCCTGCCGCCCGATCTCCATCACCGTTTCGGGGGTCATGCAGCGAAGCTGGCGACCAGCGAGCCAAGGAGCAGGTGCCAGCCGTCGACCAGCACGAAGAGCATCAGCTTGAAGGGCAACGCCACCATCACCGGCGACATCATCATCATGCCCATCGACATCAGCACGCTGGCGACCACCATGTCGACGATCAGGAAGGGAATGAAGATGACGAAGCCGATCTGGAATGCGGTCTTCAGTTCGCTGGTGACGAAGGCCGGAATCAGCAGGCGCATCGGGATCTCGGCGCTGGAAGCGAAGCCCTGGCTGCGGCTCATGCGCACGAAGAGCGCGATGTCGGATTCGCGCGTCTGTTTCAGCATGAACTCCCGCAGCGGCACGGCGCTGCGCTCGACGGCGGTACTGAAGCTGATCCGGTCCTCCGACAACGGCACGTAGGCCTCGCTGTGGATGCGGTCGAGAACCGGCGACATGATGAAGAAGCTGAGGAACAGCGCCAGGCCGATCAGCACCTGGTTTGGCGGCGAGGTCTGGGTGCCGAGGGCGTGCCGGAGCAGCGAGAGGACGATGATGATGCGCGTGAAGCTGGTCATCATCAGCAACGCTGCCGGAATGAAGGTGAGCGCGGTCAGCGTCAGCAGCGTCTGCACCGACAGCGTATAGGTCTGGCTGCCGTCGGCGCCGGGGGTGCTGGTGACCATCGGCAGCCCGCCGGCCTGCGCCCAGGTGGCGAGCGGCGCAACCAGGAGCGTGAGAAGGATCAGGCCGCGGGCGAGATCAGCCGTCTTCATTCCTGCGCTCGGAGATTCGCTTCAGCCACTGCGCAAAGTGCTTCTCGCCGTCGCCCCCGGTTCGCAGGTCACCCTTCGGCAGGGTGTGCAGGGTTCGCATCTGCCCCGGGGCAATCCCGACGACGATCCACGTATCGTCGACCTCGACGAGGACGATCCGCTCACGCGGGCCGATCACCAGCCCGCCAACCAGGCGCAGAGGACCTCCGTTGCCGAATCCGCGGCCACCGTTGATGCGGCGCAGCAGCCAGGCTCCGAGGAACAGGAGCGCCACCACCAGCGCCAGGGCCAGCGTCATCTGCAGCAGGGCAGCGCTGCCGAAAGGCGGCACCTCGCTGCCGGCAGTCTGCGCCAGAACGGCGGTGGGCAGCATGGCCAGCGGAGCGGTCGCATGGAGGCGACGGCAGCGGGGTACGGACGGGCGTCGGAACAAGGTGGTTGGTCCGGTGATGATGTCGGTGGACATCATAAAGCAAGTGCGCTCCGGGTGAACGGTCCGCGGCGCGGCAAAGACGCTCGTCGACCGTGCTCGCCGGCGATCGTGGCTGAAGCACCGGCACGACCGGTCTGCGTACGCTGCCGGTGCCCAGCGGGCAGCGGTCGCTGCAACACGGTTCAATGACCGAGTCGGCGTGCGCGCTCCGAAGGGGTGACGATGTCGGTGAGGCGGATGCCGAACTTGTCATTGACGACGACGACTTCGCCCTGGGCAATCAGCGTGCCGTTCACAAAGACGTTCAGCGGTTCGCCCGCCAGCGCATCGAGTTCGACGACCGAGCCATGGGCGAGCAGCAGCAGGTTCCGGATCGTCATCCTGGTGCGCCCGAGCTCGACGGCGATCTGGACCGGAATGTCCAGGATCATGTCGAGCTCGTTCATCAACGATCCCTTGCCTCCCGCCTCGTCGAACTTCGGGAAGATGCTGGCCGCCTGCGCCTTGCCAGCCGGTGTGGCTTCCGCCATTGCCTGCTCGGCCATCGCCGCTGCCCAGTCGTCGTCCAGTCCGGCGTCGTCGCCCGCGGGCATTCCCGTGTCGTCCATGTCGCTA from the Accumulibacter sp. genome contains:
- the fliP gene encoding flagellar type III secretion system pore protein FliP (The bacterial flagellar biogenesis protein FliP forms a type III secretion system (T3SS)-type pore required for flagellar assembly.), which gives rise to MKTADLARGLILLTLLVAPLATWAQAGGLPMVTSTPGADGSQTYTLSVQTLLTLTALTFIPAALLMMTSFTRIIIVLSLLRHALGTQTSPPNQVLIGLALFLSFFIMSPVLDRIHSEAYVPLSEDRISFSTAVERSAVPLREFMLKQTRESDIALFVRMSRSQGFASSAEIPMRLLIPAFVTSELKTAFQIGFVIFIPFLIVDMVVASVLMSMGMMMMSPVMVALPFKLMLFVLVDGWHLLLGSLVASFAA
- a CDS encoding Dyp-type peroxidase, yielding MNTPQTGILLPLPPLACYLTFLGEDVAHAAGCLRALAALADGERTVVGLGRSLLSALAIDIDGLRPFPSVAGPGIELPATPAAVWIWLRGDDRGELLQRARHIAQLLAPAFCLAETIDAFVHDGGRDLTGYEDGTENPVGEAATAAAIVGAGRPLLAGSSFVAVQRWLHDLGRFEQMPSDERDRCIGRRRCDNEEIDDAPASAHVQRTAQERFTPPAFVLRRSMPWAEGPRGGLVFVAFATSFDPFEAQLRRMVGSEDGIVDALFRFTRPLSGAYFWCPAMRAGRLDLSPLEI
- the fliQ gene encoding flagellar biosynthesis protein FliQ; translation: MTPETVMEIGRQAVEMTLLLAAPLLLAALLIGLVVSVFQAATQINEQTLSFIPKLVGVFLVLLAAGPWMLQLMVDYVRRLFESIPQLIG
- a CDS encoding M23 family metallopeptidase, which codes for MVGRRLGPRLLCGLLLAGVLAGPAAATRVGYPFTVAVEAAPGGHRLVGLNRGPAPVSVRLLLADVDNVRADALLPVYAVLAPQSQAVLLQVRPAVAGRPYRFSSEAVHVIGSYRAQPDANFAYRLPFAPGHRAVVSQSPDGPRLTHDTADSEYAIDFAMPAGTPVVAARDGLVIEAEFANRAGGRDRRLLARANVVRILHADGSIASYAHLAHVASAPVAIGDKLQAGTVIGGVGATGYSGGPHLHFVVQKVVGSSTGFASVSLPVRFLLGSPPRVASVAYGQRLRADEAPTSTADRAAKPDP
- a CDS encoding substrate-binding periplasmic protein, producing MRILTLLLAALAVCAPAFAQGQARTKELRLLAAELPPYTFQVPPASVSETPGVDHGVVLEVVGEMARRIGHSGLVEFMPWGEAQRLAQTQPNIGILALTRTPEREAHYRWLARIVTDDLILVGGQGIDVASLDRVRDRPVGVLARSGAEALLRERGFSRIKAQPEEWMNARLMQQRRIDAWLAPRLMVIHAMREVGGNLAALNFGEIVRPSEIYLAASKDLPDAEAEKWAKALAAMQADGSYQRIVDEYGRLQIRPIPDEIRRRFAQPVWEGR
- the fliO gene encoding flagellar biosynthetic protein FliO; this translates as MLPTAVLAQTAGSEVPPFGSAALLQMTLALALVVALLFLGAWLLRRINGGRGFGNGGPLRLVGGLVIGPRERIVLVEVDDTWIVVGIAPGQMRTLHTLPKGDLRTGGDGEKHFAQWLKRISERRNEDG
- the fliN gene encoding flagellar motor switch protein FliN, with the protein product MASDMDDTGMPAGDDAGLDDDWAAAMAEQAMAEATPAGKAQAASIFPKFDEAGGKGSLMNELDMILDIPVQIAVELGRTRMTIRNLLLLAHGSVVELDALAGEPLNVFVNGTLIAQGEVVVVNDKFGIRLTDIVTPSERARRLGH
- a CDS encoding GntP family permease — translated: MLGILGILVSLLLLIVLAYRGWNVILIAPICALVALLLGDFDAPILATYTQVFMPALGNYLIKFFPLFLLGAVFGKLMDDSGCARTIAHGIVEWTGKERAIIAIILACGVLTYGGVSLFVVAFAVFPVAIQMFREGNLPKRLIPATIALGSFTFTMSALPGSPAIQNAIPMPYFHTDAFAAPGLGLIAGVLMFACGSLWLMLRARRARAAGEGFGDAAPAVGPASAAAMPLGEMPSFAVAITPVILVLAINFVFSKYVIGDLDTAYLATPKYGKTTVSAVGGTWAIIVAMLTACVVLIALTWRRFQSVRQSLNEGALGSMLPILNVGSEVAYGGVIASLAAFAIIKDWLMGLTDNPVIGLAIIVNVLAGITGSASGGMSIALQAVGQQYLELAQAAGLSPQILHRVAALASGGLDALPHNGAVITLLAICGLNHKQSYFDIFMVAVAFPLLSMLLVIVLNGLFGTF
- the fliR gene encoding flagellar biosynthetic protein FliR; this translates as MISLSSAEINAWVVAFFFPLARVLALLATAPPFNNPALPVRVRLLTGLAVTLGVAPVLPPMPVVDPGSGVGLLLLAQQILIGFAMGFAMRLVFSAIDMAGSLISLQMGIGFASSYDPQTAGQTVVVSEFLGLLALLVFMVINGHLMVIATLTHSFSLMPVGATRLWPDTWWQLAGAGGVIFSYGLLLALPIVVALLITNLALAILGRAAPQLNLMAIGFPLTIALGFAALMFGLAHLAQPMLELFEQGLQSMLGPFAVQRP
- a CDS encoding acylphosphatase, with the translated sequence MSRTICRQLSIRGRVQGVGYRWSLCAEAGRLGLAGWVRNRRDGSVEALVSGPVEAVEALLLWAHRGPSMARVDSVVCSEGNAAEIGGRTGFDQIASR
- a CDS encoding DMT family transporter, whose protein sequence is MDRRTPPGVAAFALMLLLCATWGFQQVTIKIASEGISPVLQAGLRSAIALLLLLGWARWRRLPLAEADGTLRCGLLAGLLFALEFVFIYVGLSYTTASRMIVVLYTAPCLTVLGLHLFVAGERMRWRHFLGVGLAFFGIFLAFAGRSGSQPDACIGDLLGLLAAIGWAATTVLIRATSLATISASKVLFYQLAVSTLLMLPLSPLLGESGIGKLSGPVLLALAYQGVIVAFASYLTWFWLLTRYLTARLSVFSFLTPLFGVAFGVLLLGDRLTPGFVVAVICVSTGIVLVNLPVRRQGDAAG